Proteins from one Buchnera aphidicola (Cinara laricifoliae) genomic window:
- the argH gene encoding argininosuccinate lyase, whose product MSLWGGRFTKVSHVKFKKFNNSLNIDYRLIKDDIKSSIAWSKILTDIKILTDKEQKLIEKTLNWILNQYSNDINVILTSDAEDIHSWIETMLINKIGDLGKKIYTGRSRNEQIATNLKLWCKRKSKIILEKIIKLQCIFLNQAYLQQDTIIPGYTHLQQAQPITFSYWCIAYIEMLERDRLRILDLMKYLNLSPLGSGAIAGTSWNIDRKKLALLMGFSDCTNNALDSVSDRDFIVDILSAASISMMHLSRFSEDLIFYSSGEVNFIELSDSITSGSSLMPQKKNPDILELIRGKCSGVYGSLCSILILLKGLPLSYNKDFQEDKKYLFQGLDVWEECLDIVYIVMNNIHLNKKRAKKLAQEGYSNATELADYLVKKGISFRDAHHISGNIVVEAIRQNKYIEELDLFIFKKYCSIIEKDVYQCLTLESCLEKKDVIGGVSKRQVKNSLDFIRERLSRLKS is encoded by the coding sequence ATGTCTCTTTGGGGTGGAAGATTTACTAAGGTATCTCATGTTAAATTTAAGAAATTTAATAATTCTTTAAATATAGATTATCGATTAATAAAAGATGATATTAAATCTTCTATAGCATGGTCAAAAATATTAACAGATATTAAAATATTAACAGATAAAGAACAAAAGTTAATAGAAAAAACATTAAATTGGATTTTAAATCAATATAGTAATGATATTAATGTTATATTAACATCAGATGCAGAAGATATACATAGTTGGATAGAAACTATGTTAATTAATAAAATTGGTGATTTAGGAAAAAAAATATATACTGGAAGAAGTCGTAATGAGCAAATTGCTACTAATTTAAAATTATGGTGTAAAAGAAAATCTAAAATTATTTTAGAAAAAATTATTAAATTACAGTGTATTTTTTTAAATCAAGCATATTTACAGCAAGATACTATTATTCCTGGTTATACGCATTTACAACAAGCACAGCCTATTACTTTTTCATATTGGTGTATAGCTTATATTGAAATGTTAGAAAGAGATCGATTACGAATTTTAGATTTAATGAAGTATTTAAATTTATCACCATTAGGGTCTGGTGCTATTGCTGGAACTTCGTGGAATATTGATAGAAAAAAATTAGCTTTATTAATGGGTTTCTCAGATTGCACAAATAATGCATTAGATAGTGTATCAGATCGAGATTTTATTGTTGATATATTATCTGCAGCATCTATTAGTATGATGCATTTATCTCGTTTTTCTGAAGATTTGATATTTTATAGTTCTGGTGAGGTAAATTTTATTGAATTATCTGATTCAATTACTTCAGGTTCTTCATTAATGCCACAAAAGAAAAATCCAGATATTTTAGAGTTAATTAGAGGAAAATGTAGTGGTGTATATGGATCTTTATGTTCTATTTTAATTTTATTAAAAGGTTTGCCATTATCTTATAATAAGGATTTTCAGGAAGATAAAAAATATTTATTTCAAGGTTTAGATGTTTGGGAAGAATGTTTAGATATAGTATACATTGTAATGAATAATATTCATTTAAATAAAAAACGTGCTAAAAAATTAGCTCAAGAAGGTTATAGTAATGCTACAGAATTAGCTGATTATTTAGTAAAAAAAGGAATTTCTTTTAGAGATGCTCATCATATTTCTGGGAATATTGTTGTAGAAGCTATTCGTCAGAATAAATATATTGAAGAATTAGATTTATTTATTTTTAAAAAATATTGTTCAATAATTGAAAAAGATGTATATCAATGTTTAACATTAGAATCATGTTTAGAAAAAAAAGATGTAATTGGTGGTGTTTCTAAAAGACAAGTTAAAAATTCATTAGATTTTATAAGAGAACGACTATCTCGTTTAAAGTCTTAA
- the rpoD gene encoding RNA polymerase sigma factor RpoD — MKKKPKSQLKLLVSHGKEQGYLTYSEVHDHLPDEITDSDQIKNIIQMIKDLGIQVVEEAREIEEIIIKETPIDTDEDTAEAADQVLSNVETEIGRTTDPVRMYMREMGAVELLTRKGEIDIAKRIEEGINQVQCSISEYPEAILYLLEQYNRVESGDIRLSELITGFIDPDIETKISHSSENTLDYLTNHNIEQQLNIRPIEEQTDDYNHIDPTLAKKKFLQLKKQYYITSNTIIKKNRNHQDSITAIHALSKIFKQFRLVPKQFDYLVNNMRKIIKKIRLQERKVMKLCTEQCQMPKKIFIKLFHGQETNFIWFNMAINKKKSWSSKLNLIQKDIQKSIQTLLTIEQKTGLTIKQIKKINQRILLGEEKAKRAKKEMVEANLRLVISIAKKYTNRGLQFLDLIQEGNIGLMKAVDKFEYRRGYKFSTYATWWIRQAITRSIADQARTIRIPVHMIETINKLNRISRQMLQETGREPTPEELSEKMLIPEEKIRKVLKIAKEPISMETPVGEDDDAHLGDFIEDTNLELPLESATSESLKAITNDVLSGLTEREAKVLRMRFGIDMNTDHTLEEVGKQFDVTRERIRQIEAKALRKLRHPSRSEILKSFLDNS, encoded by the coding sequence ATGAAAAAAAAACCAAAATCACAATTAAAACTATTAGTTTCTCATGGAAAGGAACAAGGATACTTAACATATTCAGAAGTACATGATCATCTTCCAGATGAAATTACAGATTCTGATCAAATTAAAAATATTATACAAATGATAAAAGATTTAGGGATCCAAGTAGTAGAAGAGGCAAGAGAAATAGAGGAAATAATTATAAAAGAAACTCCTATAGATACCGACGAAGATACCGCAGAAGCTGCTGATCAAGTGTTATCAAATGTCGAAACAGAAATTGGCAGAACTACTGATCCTGTAAGAATGTATATGAGAGAAATGGGTGCTGTAGAACTTCTTACTCGAAAAGGTGAAATAGATATTGCTAAACGAATTGAAGAAGGAATCAATCAAGTTCAATGTTCTATTTCTGAATATCCTGAAGCTATTTTATATTTATTGGAACAATATAATCGAGTAGAATCCGGAGATATTAGGTTATCAGAATTAATTACAGGATTTATAGACCCTGATATAGAAACTAAAATTTCTCATTCATCAGAAAATACATTAGATTATCTAACTAATCATAATATTGAACAACAATTAAATATTAGACCAATAGAAGAACAAACAGATGACTACAATCATATTGATCCTACATTAGCAAAAAAAAAATTCTTACAATTAAAAAAACAATACTATATTACTAGTAACACTATTATAAAAAAAAATAGAAACCACCAAGATTCTATAACAGCTATCCATGCATTATCTAAAATATTTAAACAATTTAGATTAGTTCCAAAACAATTTGATTATTTGGTAAATAATATGAGAAAAATAATCAAAAAAATTAGATTACAAGAAAGAAAAGTTATGAAACTATGTACTGAACAATGTCAAATGCCTAAAAAAATTTTTATAAAGCTATTTCATGGACAAGAAACTAATTTTATATGGTTTAATATGGCTATTAATAAAAAAAAATCATGGTCTTCTAAATTAAATTTAATACAAAAAGATATCCAAAAAAGCATACAAACATTATTAACTATTGAACAAAAAACTGGTTTAACTATTAAACAAATTAAAAAGATAAATCAACGTATATTATTAGGAGAAGAAAAAGCAAAAAGAGCTAAAAAAGAAATGGTAGAAGCTAATTTAAGATTAGTAATATCTATTGCTAAAAAATATACAAATAGAGGATTACAATTCTTAGATCTTATTCAAGAAGGTAATATCGGATTAATGAAAGCTGTTGATAAATTTGAATATCGAAGAGGATATAAATTTTCTACTTATGCAACATGGTGGATACGCCAAGCCATTACTCGATCTATTGCAGATCAAGCAAGAACTATTCGTATTCCTGTACATATGATTGAAACAATTAATAAATTAAATAGAATTTCTAGACAAATGCTACAAGAAACAGGACGAGAACCTACTCCTGAAGAATTATCGGAAAAAATGTTAATTCCAGAAGAAAAAATTAGAAAAGTACTAAAAATCGCAAAAGAACCTATATCTATGGAAACTCCTGTAGGAGAAGATGATGATGCACATTTAGGTGATTTTATCGAAGACACAAACTTAGAGTTACCATTAGAATCCGCTACATCCGAAAGCTTAAAAGCTATTACAAATGATGTCTTATCTGGATTAACGGAAAGAGAAGCTAAGGTATTAAGAATGAGATTTGGAATCGATATGAATACCGATCATACATTAGAAGAAGTTGGAAAACAGTTCGATGTTACACGCGAAAGAATACGTCAAATTGAAGCTAAAGCACTACGAAAATTAAGACATCCTAGTCGATCAGAAATATTAAAGAGTTTTTTGGATAATTCCTAA
- the dnaG gene encoding DNA primase — protein sequence MIIKKITGKISQTFIYELIERTDIIELINKYITLKKSGNNYKTLCPFHNEKTPSFIVSPQKQFFYCFGCGIHGNVIDFLMKYEKLDFLNSIIELTTLHGINIVDVNNNCTLIQQHSYKKKIFYILNKVLKIYNKNLFTVPNIAYQYLKKRGINHEIMKKFSLGFAIKTNNQITDYIKKKYINQSIVTDCGLIVKHIKKNQYDRFKERIIFPIKNKYGHIQGFGGRVLNECNYPKYLNSPETITFQKKKNLYGIYELYLYNPKPKKILVVEGYLDVISLTQFNINYSVALLGTNVTKYQIQILFNISKKIIFCFDGDNAGRQANWIALNLSLNLLYDNCTVNFLFLPNNEDPSSLIFKEGKKKFENRIKNSETLYSYLFNKITNNINLGCINDRIKLIRLTIPLINKIPSKIIKIYLIKILGNKTGILDIYQLNKFITTPNIKKSLNKVNSIKITTMRLLISLIIQNPKLVKKIKKIKQIKKLNINGKHILIELIQLIHHNKITKTGHLLEFYRYTSWEKIFKYLSTWDHMIHENKISSIIQELFYNLKIQHLEYKYNQLITLERKHGLNLVEKNKLWQINKKIIKIKDDKHQLY from the coding sequence ATGATAATTAAAAAAATAACAGGAAAAATTTCTCAAACATTCATTTACGAATTAATAGAACGTACAGATATTATAGAATTAATAAATAAATATATTACATTAAAAAAATCTGGAAATAATTATAAAACACTATGTCCATTTCATAATGAAAAAACACCTTCATTTATTGTGAGCCCCCAAAAGCAATTTTTTTATTGCTTTGGATGTGGTATACACGGTAATGTAATAGATTTCTTAATGAAATATGAAAAATTAGATTTTTTAAATAGCATTATTGAACTAACAACATTACATGGTATCAATATTGTAGATGTTAATAATAACTGTACTCTTATACAACAACATTCTTATAAAAAAAAAATTTTTTATATCTTAAATAAAGTATTAAAAATATATAATAAAAATTTATTTACAGTACCGAATATAGCATATCAATATCTAAAAAAAAGAGGAATTAACCATGAAATCATGAAAAAATTTTCATTAGGTTTTGCTATCAAAACCAATAATCAAATTACAGATTATATTAAAAAAAAATATATTAATCAATCTATTGTAACAGATTGTGGTTTAATTGTTAAACACATAAAAAAAAATCAATATGATCGATTTAAAGAAAGAATTATTTTTCCTATTAAAAATAAATACGGTCATATTCAAGGTTTTGGCGGTAGAGTATTAAATGAATGTAATTATCCTAAATACTTAAATTCACCTGAAACTATAACATTTCAAAAAAAAAAAAATCTTTATGGAATATACGAACTTTATTTATACAATCCTAAACCAAAAAAAATATTAGTTGTAGAAGGATATTTAGATGTTATCTCATTAACACAATTTAATATTAATTATTCAGTTGCCCTACTAGGAACAAATGTTACAAAATATCAAATACAAATATTATTCAATATCAGTAAAAAAATTATATTTTGTTTTGACGGAGATAATGCTGGACGTCAAGCAAATTGGATTGCATTAAATTTATCGTTAAATTTACTATATGATAATTGTACAGTAAATTTCTTATTTTTACCAAATAATGAAGATCCTAGCAGTCTTATTTTTAAAGAAGGAAAAAAAAAATTTGAAAATAGAATTAAAAATTCTGAAACATTATACTCATATTTATTTAATAAAATTACTAATAATATAAATTTAGGTTGCATTAATGATCGTATTAAACTAATTCGTTTAACTATTCCTTTAATTAACAAAATACCCAGTAAAATAATAAAAATTTATTTAATAAAAATTTTAGGAAATAAAACAGGAATATTAGATATATATCAACTTAACAAATTTATTACTACACCCAATATAAAAAAATCTTTAAATAAAGTTAACTCTATTAAAATAACTACAATGAGATTATTAATTAGCCTAATAATTCAAAATCCAAAATTAGTAAAAAAAATTAAAAAAATCAAACAAATAAAAAAACTTAATATAAATGGAAAACATATTTTAATAGAATTAATACAATTAATTCATCATAACAAAATAACTAAAACAGGACACTTACTAGAATTTTATAGATATACATCATGGGAAAAAATTTTTAAATATTTAAGTACATGGGACCATATGATTCACGAAAATAAAATATCTTCTATAATTCAAGAACTATTCTATAATTTAAAAATTCAACATCTAGAATATAAGTATAATCAATTAATTACTTTAGAAAGAAAACATGGACTTAATCTTGTAGAAAAAAATAAATTATGGCAAATTAATAAAAAAATAATCAAAATAAAAGATGATAAACATCAATTATATTAA
- the rpsU gene encoding 30S ribosomal protein S21: MPVIKIRDNEPFDVALRRFKRSCEKAGILAEIRRREFYEKPTTERKRAKASAIKRLAKKLARENAKHIRMY; the protein is encoded by the coding sequence ATGCCGGTAATTAAAATAAGAGATAACGAACCTTTTGATGTAGCATTAAGAAGATTTAAAAGATCCTGTGAAAAAGCAGGTATATTAGCAGAAATACGTCGACGAGAATTCTATGAAAAACCTACAACAGAAAGAAAACGCGCAAAAGCATCAGCAATAAAACGATTAGCAAAAAAATTAGCACGTGAAAACGCTAAACATATTAGAATGTATTAG
- the tsaD gene encoding tRNA (adenosine(37)-N6)-threonylcarbamoyltransferase complex transferase subunit TsaD, whose protein sequence is MRILGIETSCDDTSVAIYDAELGLIFHSTLNQNHVHAKFNGIVPELAARSHLYKLIYLIKKVCIKYLFDNKYNIKKNTINAIAYTSGPGLVGSLLVGATIARTLSLSLNIPCILVNHLEGHLLSVMLNNKKNLFPFLALLVSGANTQLISTHCFGKYTVLGKTMDDSVGHVFDYIAKLLGLGYPGGKKLSNLAKHGQSGKYFFPRPMINNSNLNFSFSGLKTHVKNVILECSDLFNEKYNIACSFEEAVVDTLIIKCQLAIQRNNLKNFLVCGGFSANDLLRKKLKNLFKDSKTKIFFSKKIFCTDNAAMIAYVGLLKYNLGLYSQDQSITVYPNLLINENID, encoded by the coding sequence ATGCGAATATTGGGAATAGAAACATCTTGTGATGATACTTCTGTTGCTATTTATGATGCAGAATTAGGTTTAATTTTTCATTCAACATTAAATCAAAATCATGTACATGCCAAATTCAATGGTATTGTACCAGAATTAGCTGCAAGATCTCATTTATATAAATTAATTTATTTAATTAAAAAAGTTTGTATTAAATATTTATTTGATAATAAATATAATATCAAAAAAAATACTATTAATGCTATTGCGTATACTAGCGGTCCGGGCTTAGTGGGATCATTATTGGTAGGTGCAACGATTGCTCGTACTTTATCTTTATCTTTAAATATTCCTTGTATTTTAGTAAATCATTTAGAAGGTCATTTATTATCAGTAATGTTAAATAACAAAAAAAATCTATTTCCGTTTCTAGCGTTATTGGTATCTGGAGCAAATACACAATTAATTAGTACTCATTGTTTTGGTAAATATACTGTATTAGGTAAAACTATGGATGACTCAGTAGGTCATGTATTTGATTATATAGCAAAATTATTAGGTTTAGGATACCCGGGTGGAAAAAAATTATCTAATTTAGCAAAGCATGGTCAATCTGGAAAATATTTTTTTCCGAGACCTATGATAAATAATTCTAATTTAAATTTTAGTTTTTCGGGATTAAAAACACATGTTAAGAATGTTATTCTAGAATGTTCTGATTTATTTAATGAAAAGTATAATATTGCATGTTCTTTTGAAGAAGCTGTAGTGGATACATTAATTATCAAGTGTCAACTTGCTATTCAGAGAAATAATTTAAAAAATTTTTTAGTATGTGGCGGTTTTAGCGCAAATGATTTATTAAGAAAAAAATTAAAAAACTTATTTAAAGATAGTAAAACAAAAATTTTTTTTTCTAAAAAAATTTTTTGTACGGATAATGCTGCTATGATTGCATATGTAGGTTTATTAAAATATAATTTAGGTTTATATTCTCAAGATCAATCTATAACAGTGTATCCTAATTTGTTAATTAATGAGAATATTGATTAA
- a CDS encoding CCA-adding protein, translating into MKIYLVGGAIRDRLLGFSVHDRDWLVVGTTPQQMLQKKYQQVGRDFPVFIHPITHEEYALARTEKKNGFGYSNFLFNFSPDITLKEDLIRRDLTINAIAQDCCGNIIDFFNGQRDIKKRVLRHISSSFVEDPVRVLRVARFAATLSHLGFYIAKETLFLMKLICYRKELLYLTPERIWKETYKGLSSRNPQVYFKILHQCNALLYLFPEINFFFKKTSFLNLNYNCKNILQYSLMELSRISKITKDIDIRFSCFIQFISYFCFYYKKSLNSLFFYKEPVVLIKNLCIRLKVPKETQNILIFMCGFHHFLQNIEFQSSELIINFFNFIDVWRKPDRLNKLIYLRFYFNKNIISIKNTSHLGRLLQSMFSVVKNISINSFKNKHLFHGIAIKHELYRLRVDSLNKWRHQQ; encoded by the coding sequence TTGAAAATTTATTTAGTTGGTGGAGCAATTCGAGATCGTTTATTAGGTTTTTCAGTACATGATCGTGATTGGTTAGTAGTAGGTACCACACCTCAACAGATGTTACAAAAAAAATATCAACAAGTAGGTCGAGATTTTCCAGTTTTTATACATCCAATAACACATGAAGAGTATGCATTAGCTAGAACTGAAAAAAAAAATGGATTTGGGTATTCAAATTTTTTGTTTAATTTTTCTCCAGATATTACTTTAAAAGAGGATTTAATTCGACGTGATTTAACTATTAATGCAATTGCACAGGATTGTTGTGGAAATATAATTGATTTTTTTAATGGTCAAAGAGATATCAAAAAACGAGTTTTGCGTCATATTTCATCTTCTTTTGTTGAAGATCCTGTACGAGTATTACGTGTTGCTAGATTTGCTGCAACTTTATCGCATTTAGGTTTTTATATCGCAAAAGAAACTTTATTTTTAATGAAATTAATTTGTTATCGTAAAGAATTATTGTATTTGACACCAGAAAGAATCTGGAAGGAAACATATAAAGGATTATCTTCTCGTAATCCTCAGGTTTACTTTAAGATTTTACATCAGTGTAATGCTTTATTATACTTATTTCCTGAAATTAATTTTTTTTTTAAAAAAACTAGTTTTTTAAATTTAAACTATAATTGTAAAAATATTTTACAATATAGTTTGATGGAATTATCTAGAATTTCAAAAATTACGAAAGATATTGATATTAGATTTTCTTGTTTTATACAGTTTATAAGTTATTTTTGTTTTTATTATAAAAAAAGTTTAAATAGTTTGTTTTTTTATAAAGAACCGGTTGTGTTAATAAAAAATTTATGTATTCGATTAAAAGTTCCTAAAGAAACACAAAATATTTTAATTTTTATGTGTGGTTTTCATCATTTTTTGCAAAATATTGAATTTCAAAGTTCTGAATTAATAATTAATTTTTTTAATTTTATTGATGTATGGAGAAAACCAGACAGATTGAATAAATTAATATATTTACGATTTTATTTTAATAAAAATATTATTAGTATAAAAAATACATCTCATCTAGGTAGATTATTACAATCTATGTTTTCAGTTGTAAAAAATATATCTATTAATTCTTTTAAAAATAAACATTTATTTCATGGTATTGCTATAAAGCACGAATTATATCGTTTAAGAGTAGATTCATTGAATAAATGGAGACATCAACAATGA
- the ligA gene encoding NAD-dependent DNA ligase LigA, whose amino-acid sequence MKSIYNKIVELRIQLRYHNYMYYTLDSPVISDDIYDQLCIDLIKLEKEYGKKNSFNKSKKILKQIGGKKLHIFSECIHKSPMLSLKSTNNISDIKFFEQRIKNYINNVDSIQYYCDLKIDGLAVNLLYKNGLLVSASTRGDGYIGEDITRNVYMISSIPKKLVGNNIPEVIEIRGEVFIKKSDFLILNQLSVLKNKKIFSNPRNAAAGSLRQLNPNITKQRKLMFFVYGCGTFISDKKIYSHNERLIQIQQWGFSIHRDYLLCSNIKDIIEFYNKIYDNRMKLDFEIDGIVVKIDSIVLQKKLGYVEKYPRWAIAFKFFSLDIETRIKDISFQIGRTGIITPVAHFIPVNISGVTISKASLHNISMIKKLNIYINDYITVYRAGDVIPKIRNVLVNKRDKLAQQVILPLYCSSCHSKLLYSSNFIFLYCPSSFLCPAQNLQRLVYFASKFGIHIKGLGKKNIIKLINHGYLCTPVDFFTLTAEKLQTIPGIGKKLSYTIIDNISYSKDVRLDKFICSLGIIDVGISISKILANYYKSITNFINTNYSVLSEIKGIGVNISYSIIKFIKNKNNIYIVFRLIEMLNIFFISK is encoded by the coding sequence ATGAAATCTATTTACAATAAAATTGTAGAATTACGTATACAATTAAGATATCATAATTACATGTATTATACTTTAGATTCTCCTGTAATTTCAGACGATATTTATGATCAATTATGTATTGATTTAATTAAATTAGAAAAAGAATATGGAAAAAAAAATTCATTTAATAAATCAAAAAAAATATTAAAACAAATAGGGGGAAAAAAATTACATATTTTTTCTGAGTGTATACATAAAAGCCCTATGTTATCTTTAAAAAGTACTAATAATATATCTGATATTAAGTTTTTTGAACAGCGAATAAAAAATTATATTAATAATGTAGATAGTATTCAATATTATTGTGATTTAAAAATAGATGGTCTAGCTGTAAATTTATTATATAAAAATGGTTTATTGGTTTCCGCTTCTACAAGAGGAGACGGATATATAGGAGAAGACATTACAAGAAATGTTTATATGATCTCATCTATACCCAAAAAACTTGTTGGTAATAATATTCCCGAAGTTATAGAAATACGCGGAGAAGTTTTTATAAAAAAATCTGATTTTTTGATTTTAAATCAACTTTCTGTTTTAAAAAACAAAAAAATATTTTCAAATCCCCGCAATGCTGCTGCTGGTTCTTTACGACAATTAAATCCTAATATTACTAAACAGAGAAAATTAATGTTTTTTGTTTATGGATGTGGTACGTTTATATCTGATAAAAAAATTTATAGTCATAATGAACGATTAATTCAAATTCAACAATGGGGTTTTTCGATACATCGTGATTATTTACTATGTAGTAATATAAAAGATATTATTGAGTTTTATAATAAAATTTATGATAATAGAATGAAATTAGATTTTGAAATAGATGGTATAGTTGTAAAAATAGATTCTATAGTTTTGCAAAAAAAATTAGGTTATGTAGAAAAATATCCGAGATGGGCGATTGCATTTAAATTTTTTTCGTTAGATATAGAAACAAGAATTAAAGATATATCGTTTCAAATAGGTAGAACAGGTATAATCACCCCTGTTGCCCATTTTATTCCTGTAAATATTTCAGGAGTTACTATTAGTAAAGCATCTCTACATAATATTAGTATGATTAAAAAATTAAATATTTATATTAATGATTATATAACAGTATATCGTGCAGGAGATGTAATTCCTAAAATTAGAAATGTTTTAGTAAATAAAAGAGATAAATTAGCACAACAAGTTATCTTACCGTTATATTGTTCATCATGTCATTCTAAATTATTATATTCATCTAATTTTATTTTTTTATACTGTCCGTCTAGTTTTTTATGTCCAGCTCAGAATTTACAACGATTAGTTTATTTTGCTTCAAAATTTGGGATACATATAAAAGGTTTAGGAAAAAAAAATATCATTAAGTTAATAAATCATGGGTATTTATGTACTCCGGTAGATTTTTTTACGTTAACAGCAGAGAAATTACAAACTATACCTGGAATTGGTAAAAAATTATCTTATACAATAATTGATAATATTAGTTATTCAAAAGATGTTCGTTTAGATAAATTTATTTGTTCGTTAGGAATTATAGATGTTGGTATCTCTATTTCTAAAATTTTAGCTAATTATTATAAATCTATAACTAATTTTATAAATACCAATTATTCTGTATTATCAGAGATTAAGGGTATTGGTGTAAATATTTCTTATTCAATTATTAAATTTATTAAAAATAAAAACAATATTTATATTGTATTCAGATTAATTGAAATGTTAAATATTTTTTTTATTTCTAAATAA
- the gltX gene encoding glutamate--tRNA ligase: protein MKVKTRFSPSPTGCLHIGGVRTALYSWLFAQKYRGSFILRIEDTDTKRVNNDYIQDILYGLNYLGLHWDEGPFYQSNRLDIYKNIILYMLKKGIAYKCYCSQERLDRLRKNQILNKEKPRYDRKCREYCIVLKKSNIPFVVRFKNPLEGIVKFNDMIRGSIHISNHELDDFIIQRSNGMPTYNFCVVIDDWKMNITHVIRGEDHVNNTPRQINLLNALNAPVPLYAHVSMILDNSGIKLSKRNQSRSITSYINEGFIPEAILNYILRLGWSYKDQEVFSIHEMKNLFNIENVSKSPSMINDKKLLWLNHYYLNSLPIKTIISYFSIFCKNKKIFLDTDIDIQNLLKEFLCHHNTLQEFISSYVYFYKDINLYNVDNIQMYCSCINLKILKFLYKKFFLLTCWYKSDILCLLKQSIKRFHVCFKYIATLIRIGISGKKNTPNISSIIFYIGKNRFLSRIHNLIKYIQLHMLV, encoded by the coding sequence ATGAAAGTTAAAACTAGATTTTCTCCTAGTCCTACTGGTTGTTTGCATATAGGTGGTGTACGAACTGCGTTATATTCATGGTTATTTGCACAAAAATATCGCGGATCATTTATTTTGCGTATTGAAGATACTGATACAAAAAGAGTAAACAATGATTATATACAAGATATTTTGTATGGATTAAATTATTTAGGATTACATTGGGATGAAGGACCTTTTTATCAAAGTAATCGGTTAGATATATATAAAAATATAATTTTATATATGTTAAAAAAAGGTATAGCATATAAATGCTATTGTTCACAAGAACGTTTAGACAGATTAAGAAAAAATCAAATTTTAAATAAAGAAAAACCACGATATGATAGAAAATGTAGAGAATATTGTATTGTTTTAAAAAAATCAAATATACCATTTGTAGTACGCTTTAAAAATCCCTTAGAAGGTATAGTAAAATTTAATGATATGATCCGAGGTTCAATACATATATCTAATCACGAGTTGGATGATTTTATCATTCAACGATCTAATGGAATGCCAACGTATAATTTTTGTGTTGTTATAGATGATTGGAAAATGAATATTACTCATGTTATTCGGGGAGAAGATCATGTTAATAATACTCCTAGACAAATTAATTTATTAAATGCATTGAATGCACCAGTTCCATTATATGCTCATGTATCAATGATTTTAGATAATTCTGGTATTAAGTTATCTAAACGAAATCAATCTAGAAGCATTACTAGCTATATTAATGAAGGATTTATTCCTGAAGCAATTTTAAATTATATATTAAGATTAGGATGGTCTTATAAAGATCAGGAAGTTTTTTCTATACATGAAATGAAAAATTTATTTAATATAGAGAATGTTAGTAAATCACCAAGTATGATAAATGATAAAAAACTTCTATGGTTAAATCATTATTATTTAAATAGTTTGCCAATTAAAACTATAATTTCATATTTTTCTATATTTTGTAAAAATAAAAAAATTTTTTTAGATACAGATATTGATATTCAAAATTTATTGAAAGAATTTCTATGTCATCATAATACGTTGCAAGAATTTATATCATCATATGTATATTTTTATAAAGATATCAATTTATATAATGTAGATAATATTCAGATGTATTGTAGTTGTATTAATTTAAAAATATTAAAATTTCTATATAAAAAATTTTTTTTATTGACTTGCTGGTATAAGTCAGATATTTTATGTTTATTAAAACAATCAATAAAACGTTTTCATGTTTGTTTTAAATATATAGCAACTTTAATTAGAATTGGTATTTCTGGAAAAAAAAATACACCTAATATTTCCTCTATAATTTTTTATATTGGAAAAAATAGATTTTTATCAAGAATACATAATTTAATAAAATATATACAATTACATATGTTAGTTTAA